A single region of the Podospora pseudopauciseta strain CBS 411.78 chromosome 1, whole genome shotgun sequence genome encodes:
- the cyp1 gene encoding Peptidyl-prolyl cis-trans isomerase-like 1 (EggNog:ENOG503P1TP; COG:O), with protein MAPTNVVLETTMGSIVFELYNDHAPKTCTNFSTLAQRGYYNGTIFHRIIKDFMIQGGDPTGTGRGGASIYGEKFEDELMGDLKHTGAGILSMANAGPNTNGSQFFITLAPTPWLDGKHTIFGRVKKGIRVVQRMGLVPVDKGDRPVEEVKIVKAYVAEEGAEDE; from the exons ATGGCACCTACAAACGTCGTCCTCGAGACCACCATG GGCAGCATAGTTTTTGAGCTGTACAACGACCACGCCCCCAAGACGTGCACCAACTTTTCCACCCTGGCCCAGCGGGGGTACTACAACGGGACGATATTCCACCGCATCATCAAGGATTTCATGATTCAGGGGGGTGACCCGACGGGCACAGGGAGAGGCGGGGCGAGCATTTACGGGGAGAAGTTTGAGGATGAGCTTATGGGGGATTTGAAGC ACACCGGGGCTGGCATCCTCAGTATGGCCAACGCGGGCCCAAACACCAACGGGAGTCAGTTTTTCATCACGTTGGCTCCGACGCCGTGGCTGGATGGGAAGCATACTATTTTTgggagggtgaagaaggggatcAGGGTTGTGCagaggatggggttggtgccggtTGATAAAGGGGATCggccggtggaggaggtcaagattGTGAAGGCTTATGTTGCGGAGGAAGGGGCTGAGGATGAGTAG
- a CDS encoding hypothetical protein (COG:S; EggNog:ENOG503P27U) yields MTLKQPIQPHIMSHPQQTSIRSFFQPKPQPAYAAPPSSGAPPQDKLQDGTQNTTNNDTTKSTPAAAPPPSAPPLPPTTESPRYPSPVAAQTTGPIPITLPPTIAVLPSPPSIPSGATIVPLEEHHIPALRRINALLLPVAYPDSFYSKVLDPLVSGLFSRAILWQDTPSDTPKLIGGLVCRLEPNFFLDANGQPLANPPPPLGSNLKPSPSLSLNTPYHAIYIQSLALLSPYRSLGLAAAALDHIIASATLLPAAGTTIDARTIYAHVWTENEEGLKWYQARGFERDSSGPVKGYYFKLRPDTAWIVSRHIGPGTAPLPQPTTIRPPQPQTTPSVLTAAVNLPQPTGSLLSTSSAAPGLPKKSPIVSPASSTTSLSFQNRRPETEWNDLPAEMVAGGGLVPPPRSGSGGAGSSTTSSRSSSRIGKKKERAYPSAAFGQ; encoded by the coding sequence ATGACACTGAAGCAACCCATACAACCACACATCATGTCGCACCCACAGCAGACATCCATCCGCTCATTCTTCCAGCCCAAACCTCAACCAGCCTACgctgcccctccatcatcggGTGCCCCGCCTCAAGACAAACTCCAAGACGGCACCCAGAACACCACGAACAATGACACGACCAAGTCAACACCAGcggcggctcctcctccctcagcgCCGCCGCTACCTCCAACAACTGAATCACCAAGATACCCCTCACCCGTTGCCGCCCAAACGACCGGCCCTATTCCAATAACCCTTCCCCCAACCATCGCCGTCCTCCCTTCGCCgccctccatcccctccgGCGCGACCATCGTCCCCCTCGAAGAGCACCACATTCCCGCTCTCCGCCGAATcaacgccctcctcctccccgtaGCCTACCCAGACTCCTTCTACTCCAAAGTCCTCGACCCCCTCGTCTCGGGCCTCTTCTCCCGCGCCATACTCTGGCAAGACACCCCCTCCGACACCCCCAAGCTCATCGGCGGTCTAGTCTGTCGTCTCGAACCAAACTTCTTCCTCGACGCCAACGGCCAACCCTTagccaaccccccaccccccctggGGAGCAACCTcaaaccctccccttccctctccctcaacactCCCTACCACGCAATCTACATACagtccctcgccctcctctccccgtACCGCTCCCTTGGCCTGGCCGCCGCAGCCCTAGACCACATCATCGCGtccgccaccctcctcccagcagcGGGAACGACCATCGACGCGAGAACAATCTACGCTCACGTCTGGACCGAAAACGAGGAAGGACTAAAGTGGTACCAAGCCCGCGGGTTTGAACGGGACAGTTCCGGTCCAGTCAAGGGGTACTACTTCAAACTACGACCCGACACAGCCTGGATAGTATCACGGCACATCGGTCCTGGAActgcccctcttccccaaccgACTACAATCCGTCCACCACAGCCACAAACAACACCTAGCGTCTTGACAGCAGCAGTCAACTTGCCACAACCAACGGGGTCTTTACTCTCCACGAGCAGCGCCGCCCCTGGGCTCCCGAAGAAATCGCCCATTGTCTCGCCTGCTTCGTCTACCACGTCCTTGTCGTTTCAGAATAGAAGGCCAGAAACGGAATGGAACGACCTTCCCGCGGAAATGGTGGCCGGCGGCGGGCTTGTCCCCCCTCCGAGAAGTGGGAGCGGCGGCGCTGGGTCTTCAACGACTAGTTCGAGGAGTAGCTCTAGGAttggaaagaagaaggagagggcttACCCTTCGGCGGCGTTTGGGCAGTGA
- a CDS encoding hypothetical protein (EggNog:ENOG503P32T; COG:S) produces the protein MVSVGVARQPQNHPTRRPFSLLLFAVQFAGRQPIQSMSSGTGDTGLAGIVIAPEDATSMDKLAHSVLDDILYDLVHDLLIRVHRDEKSARANTAAIKVEKLALGAIDGSTPDQRPDVEIETDAAIYKDGRVTLKGNPLKTTKEILCPRCNLPKLLHPTDGKGAKKPDPGVIYCKRHPYIEKPGFDIYGQTWVAPGPGRGKKKKDMEKKDLNDPNSPVPGTEGSAKDRPPNVLSFPSATCSKCKRCILVTRLNNHMGSCIGNSGRNASRAAAQKISNSNGGSQNNDNTPPGSQKGTPLPGSRAASPKKRDMDDPDDDAEESDASKPKKKIKLATTSLNKKVTLKAANTTKKEKAKASSMLNVEQKVDDEDGKISTVQVVPKKTNPKGPSPVKNKIKVAKPTQPSPAGKAKVKVRERDLESESSGTLSSPPR, from the exons ATGGTGTCGGTTGGCGTTGCAAgacaaccccaaaaccatCCCACACGACGACCTTTCAGCCTTCTTCTGTTCGCCGTTCAATTTGCTGGACGGCAACCAATACAGAGTATGTCATCAGGAACGGGAGACACCGGCCTTGCCGGCATCGTTATCGCTCCCGAGGATGCGACTTCAATGGACAAGCTT GCGCACTCAGTGCTCGACGACATTCTTTACGATCTTGTTCATGATTTGTTGATCAGGGTCCACCGGGACGAGAAGTCGGCTCGCGCCAACACAGCCGCCATCAAGGTCGAGAAGCTCGCACTCGGTGCCATAGATGGCTCAACACCAGACCAAAGACCCGACGTCGAGATTGAGACAGACGCGGCAATCTACAAAGATGGAAGAGTGACACTCAAGGgcaaccccctcaaaacaACCAAGGAGATCCTCTGCCCAAGATGCAATCTCCCAAAACTATTACACCCAACAGACGGGAAAGGTGCGAAGAAGCCAGACCCCGGTGTCATCTACTGCAAGAGACACCCATACATAGAGAAGCCAGGTTTCGATATCTACGGCCAGACCTGGGTCGCTCCAGGGCCAGGCCGaggcaaaaagaagaaggatatggaaaagaaagaccTCAACGATCCAAACTCGCCAGTCCCAGGCACAGAAGGCAGCGCCAAGGACCGGCCACCCAACGTGCTCAGTTTCCCCAGCGCGACTTGTAGCAAGTGCAAGCGCTGTATCCTGGTGACGCGTCTCAACAATCATATGGGGTCGTGTATCGGCAACAGTGGGCGAAATGCGAGTAGGGCAGCAGCCCAAAagatcagcaacagcaatgGCGGCAGCCAAAACAATGACAACACGCCACCAGGCAGCCAGAAGGGCACACCACTTCCCGGCAGTCGTGCTGCTAGTCCCAAGAAGCGGGATATGGACGATCCTGAtgacgatgccgaggaaTCAGATGCTTCCaaacccaagaagaagatcaaaCTGGCCACCACGTCTCTCAACAAGAAGGTCACTCTGAAGGCGGCAAATACCACCAAGAAGGAAAAAGCCAAGGCCAGCTCCATGCTCAACGTTGAGCAGAAagtggatgatgaagatggaaaGATCTCAACAGTGCAGGTTGTCCCCAAGAAGACCAACCCAAAGGGCCCGTCGCCGGTGAAGAACAAGATCAAAGTGGCAAAGCCTACTCAACCGTCGCCCGCTGGAAAGGCGAAGGTCAAAGTTAGAGAACGCGACCTAGAGAGTGAGTCTTCTGGCACGCTGTCCTCGCCCCCACGCTGA
- the GLK1 gene encoding glucokinase (COG:G; EggNog:ENOG503NW32), whose protein sequence is MTLEAQSAAIAAQFDYTDDQVNSAVNEFRRQMTEGLEKDGTSLSQIPTYVTGVPNGTEKGLYMAVDLGGTNFRVCSIQLNGDTTFNLTFTKVAIPRKLMVAKTAQELFAFLAKQIELFLQKHHEDHFEQHVRRRMTMSSPDGYKDEHVFRLGFTFSFPVQQVGINKGTLIRWTKGFDIPDAVGKDVCALLQDEIDKLHLPVKVAALVNDTVGTLMARSYSSPGKTGTVLGAIFGTGTNGAYVEKLSNLKKPLSGEYDKTTGEMVINTEWGSFDNQLSVLPNTAWDVALDKASPNPGIQMYEKRVSGMFLGEILRLVIIDLLKDPKVSFFKDENSSSNDWKSTTNIASDSSIYTQWGLDTAIMSVAAADNTPELSTLRGELEKQLGIYSAGLDDAQAFKAIANAIGRRSARLSAVAIAAIVLQTGKLADPANADEPIDIGVDGSLVEHYPYFRDMIYEALRAIDGIGEEGAKRIRIGIAKDGSGVGAALIALVAAGMEKRLTTADYLGELRSNAKSNNLTVVPEDDAAQD, encoded by the exons ATGACCCTCGAAGCCCAAAGCGCGGCCATTGCCGCCCAGTTCGACTACACAGATGATCAGGTGAATAGCGCAGTCAATGAGTTCCGCCGCCAAATGA CGGAGGGTCTGGAGAAGGACGGAACCAGTCTGAGTCAAATTCCCACATACGTGACGGGCGTGCCCAATGGCACTGAGAAG GGTTTGTACATGGCTGTCGACCTTGGCGGAACCAACTTTCGTGTTTGCTCCATCCAGCTCAACGGCGACACCACATTCAACCTGACCTTCACCAAGGTCGCCATCCCCAGAAAGCTCATGGTTGCCAAGACGGCGCAAGAGTTGTTCGCTTTCCTCGCCAAGCAGATCGAACTGTTCCTCCAGAAGCACCACGAGGACCACTTCGAGCAGCATGTTCGCCGACGGATGACCATGAGCTCCCCAGACGGCTACAAGGACGAGCACGTTTTCCGGTTGGGCTTCACTTTCAGCTTCCCAGTACAGCAAGTAGGAATCAACAAGGGCACTCTCATAAGATGGACGAAGGGCTTTGACATTCCTGATGCTGTTGGCAAGGACGTGTGCGCGCTCCTCCAGGACGAGATCGACAAGCTCCACCTCCCCGTCAAGGTGGCTGCTCTTGTCAACGACACAGTCGGTACCCTCATGGCCCGCTCTTATTCTTCTCCAGGCAAGACCGGCACCGTGCTGGGTGCCATCTtcggcaccggcaccaacGGCGCGTACGTTGAGAAGCTTTCCAACCTGAAGAAGCCCCTCTCCGGCGAGTATGACAAGACCACCGGAGAAATGGTTATCAACACCGAGTGGGGCTCGTTCGACAACCAGCTCAGTGTTCTTCCCAACACCGCGTGGGACGTTGCCCTTGATAAGGCGAGCCCCAACCCCGGTATCCAGATGTACGAGAAGCGTGTGTCGGGCATGTTCTTGGGTGAGATTCTGCGTCTGGTTATTATCGATCTCCTGAAGGACCCCAAGGTCTCTTTCTTCAAGGACGAGAACTCTAGCTCCAACGACTGGAAGTCAACCACCAATATTGCCTCGGACTCGAGCATCTACACCCAGTGGGGTCTCGATACGGCCATCATGTCGGTCGCCGCGGCTGACAACACCCCCGAACTCTCGACGCTCCGCGGCGAGCTCGAAAAGCAGTTGGGCATCTACTCTGCTGGCCTGGATGATGCCCAGGCTTTCAAGGCTATTGCCAACGCCATTGGCCGCCGCTCCGCGCGCCTTTCCGCTGTCGCCATTGCCGCCATTGTCCTGCAGACAGGCAAGCTCGCGGATCCCGCCAACGCCGATGAGCCCATCGACATCGGTGTTGACGGCAGCTTGGTCGAGCACTACCCCTACTTCAGGGATATGATCTACGAGGCTCTGCGCGCTATTGACGGCattggtgaggagggcgccAAGCGCATCCGCATTGGCATCGCGAAGGATGGGTccggtgttggtgctgcCTTGATCGCCCTTGTCGCTGCCgggatggagaagaggttgaccACGGCCGATTACCTCGGCGAGCTGCGCTCCAACGCCAAAAGTAATAACCTTACTGTTGTGCCAGAGGATGACGCTGCTCAGGACTAG